A genomic stretch from bacterium includes:
- a CDS encoding MotA/TolQ/ExbB proton channel family protein, translating to MGLSSIPGIPTPAIIGGSIWDILAGSSGFSLLILSVLLVLSIVSWAVIFLKWRSFKRVTADSARFRLLFRKGRRLSDRMTALSALQHMPHWRVIDAGYAEAVAFTEQNRGVRSGDAAGFDLTPEQKKAVSDTLERVAQEEIGRLEEWTIFLATTANASPFLGLLGTCWGIMNSFMGIGATGSASLVVVAPGIAEALIATVVGLAAAIPAVIAYNWCVRRLRVISDDLSNLSLEFLTELTRENVRETSELSRSL from the coding sequence TTGGGCCTATCATCAATTCCGGGGATCCCGACCCCGGCCATCATCGGGGGCAGCATCTGGGACATTCTGGCCGGATCCAGCGGGTTTTCACTCCTGATTCTATCCGTGTTGCTGGTGCTCTCGATTGTCTCGTGGGCGGTCATCTTCCTCAAATGGCGCAGCTTCAAGCGCGTGACCGCCGACAGCGCCCGTTTCCGACTGCTGTTTCGCAAGGGGCGCCGTCTCAGCGACCGCATGACCGCGCTGTCGGCCCTGCAACACATGCCGCACTGGCGCGTGATCGATGCCGGTTATGCCGAAGCGGTCGCCTTCACCGAGCAGAACCGCGGCGTGCGCTCCGGTGACGCCGCCGGCTTCGATCTGACGCCCGAACAGAAAAAGGCGGTCTCCGACACGCTCGAGCGCGTGGCGCAGGAGGAGATCGGCCGTCTGGAAGAGTGGACGATCTTTCTGGCAACCACCGCCAACGCGTCTCCGTTCCTCGGTCTTCTGGGCACCTGCTGGGGCATCATGAATTCCTTCATGGGCATCGGCGCCACGGGGTCGGCTTCGCTGGTCGTCGTCGCCCCCGGCATCGCCGAGGCGCTGATCGCCACGGTCGTTGGGTTGGCCGCCGCCATACCCGCGGTCATCGCCTACAACTGGTGTGTCCGCCGGCTGCGGGTCATTTCCGATGACCTCTCGAATCTG